In Paramisgurnus dabryanus chromosome 14, PD_genome_1.1, whole genome shotgun sequence, one genomic interval encodes:
- the LOC135719251 gene encoding dysbindin translates to MSARGTNIPNKRLTSDTDHTQRVLDAEPSQQIRLRERQRFFEEVFQHDVDVYFSPAHLQIDYMRPPLGSISSMEVNVDMLEQMDLLDISDQETLDVFFSASEEEPSLTSPLPALCHAAVEEHELLKNLVSSRSHDSCEVKERMLSTSSNSTCDSQASNEDGSNTPVVQSDDEDEQEDHLLETGTPTGRDAPIDESAHSS, encoded by the exons CAGACACAGATCACACACAGAGAGTCTTGGACGCAGAGCCGAGTCAGCAGATAAGATTGAGAGAGAGACAGCGTTTTTTTGAAGAGGTCTTTCAACATGATGTTGATGTCTACTTCTCACCTGCACACCTGCAGATCGACTATATGAGAC CACCTTTAGGAAGCATCTCCTCTATGGAGGTGAATGTAGACATGCTGGAGCAGATGGACCTATTGGACATCTCTGATCAGGAGACTTTGGACGTTTTCTTCAGCGCTAGCGAGGAGGAGCCATCGCTTACATCTCCACTTCCAG CTCTCTGCCACGCTGCTGTTGAAGAACATGAACTGCTGAAAAACCTTGTGTCTTCGAGAAGTCACGACTCCTGTGAGGTCAAAGAACGCATGTTGTCCACTTCCTCCAACTCCACCTGTGACAGCCAAGCGTCCAATGAGGACGGATCAAACACTCCCGTCGTCCAGTCAGACGATGAGGACGAGCAGGAAGACCACTTGTTAGAAACGGGAACGCCCACAGGCAGGGATGCCCCTATAGACGAGTCTGCCCATTCATCATAA